From Pseudoxanthomonas sp. CF385, a single genomic window includes:
- a CDS encoding polysaccharide biosynthesis tyrosine autokinase → MATQLITRRSAERPTLAAASVRNDDVDIPALVSTLGAKKKLILFGTAAFVLASVAYLAVVTPKYEANAVVQVESRPAIPPGLSPNAAMQAPPAIPTPGTTEVQLLTSRRVIGEAITKMDLAVDVKPQHLPVVGDFIARRYQQSNPGQLASPWFGLSQYGWGGETLDIARLEVPDHLKGVPMELTAGAQGRYVLSAQGQVLARGRAGTPVNAGGVAMQVRRLTAHPGMRFQVTRYDPSAVMAALKENITATEMGRNSGVISLVYAHADPERARRVLDEVTGAYVRQNVARTSAEAASRLKFVTEQLPKVREELGKAQAALTAFQTRTQTLDVATQNRALLDQTIALDSSIQQLRIKMTEVENRYTAAHPTYRALQDQINRFQGERNGLQGRIHDLPDTQQVLFRLNRDVEVTNQTYANLLDQAQQLEIAKASAVGNARVIDPAAVNLNSPAWPKPLPVLAAGTLLGLMVMVVVVLVQQMFRRGVEDPVDIELLGLPVYASIPLSKKGQALTYRMSHRRRDGKSRLLALNAPSDLAMEALRSLRTSLHFARMRMRNNLLMISAPSPGVGKTFICANLAVTIAQTGQRVLLIDADMRRGTLHDAVGVRWQNGLSDVIEGRIPLDEAVRRVAGAENLSFISRGAIPSNPSELLMHENFSNLLKRVSGEYDIVLIDTPPVLAVTDAAVIGHHAGTCLMVVRWGLNQQREIALAKQRLEQNGVEVKGAIFNGVEKRGAGEYAYTYYEYLPAPRAGAGR, encoded by the coding sequence ATGGCGACCCAGCTGATCACGCGACGAAGCGCGGAACGACCGACCCTGGCAGCCGCCTCCGTACGCAACGACGACGTCGACATTCCCGCCCTGGTCTCCACGCTGGGCGCGAAGAAGAAGCTCATCCTGTTCGGTACCGCCGCCTTCGTGCTGGCGAGCGTCGCCTACCTCGCGGTGGTCACGCCGAAGTACGAAGCCAATGCCGTGGTCCAGGTGGAGAGCCGCCCGGCCATTCCGCCAGGGCTCAGCCCGAATGCGGCGATGCAGGCACCGCCTGCCATCCCGACCCCCGGCACCACCGAAGTCCAGCTGCTGACGTCGCGACGGGTGATCGGCGAGGCCATCACGAAGATGGATCTGGCGGTCGACGTGAAGCCGCAGCACCTGCCCGTGGTCGGCGACTTCATCGCACGCCGCTACCAGCAGTCCAACCCGGGCCAGCTGGCGTCGCCGTGGTTCGGCCTGTCGCAGTACGGCTGGGGCGGCGAAACCCTCGATATCGCCCGGCTCGAGGTGCCCGACCATCTTAAGGGCGTGCCGATGGAACTGACGGCCGGTGCGCAAGGGCGCTATGTCCTGTCCGCGCAGGGCCAGGTGCTCGCGCGCGGCCGCGCCGGTACGCCGGTGAATGCGGGTGGCGTGGCGATGCAGGTGCGCAGGCTGACGGCGCATCCCGGCATGCGCTTCCAGGTGACCCGCTACGATCCGTCGGCGGTGATGGCGGCGTTGAAAGAGAACATCACGGCGACGGAAATGGGCCGCAATTCCGGCGTGATCAGTCTGGTGTACGCGCACGCCGATCCCGAGCGGGCGCGCCGCGTCCTCGACGAGGTCACCGGCGCCTATGTGCGGCAGAACGTCGCGCGCACCTCCGCCGAAGCGGCCAGCCGGCTGAAGTTCGTCACCGAGCAGCTGCCGAAGGTGCGCGAGGAACTGGGCAAGGCCCAGGCCGCGTTGACTGCGTTCCAGACGCGAACGCAGACCCTGGATGTGGCGACGCAGAACCGCGCGCTGCTCGACCAGACGATCGCCCTGGATTCCAGCATCCAGCAGCTGCGCATCAAGATGACCGAAGTGGAGAACCGCTACACCGCGGCGCATCCGACCTACCGCGCGCTGCAGGACCAGATCAACCGGTTCCAGGGCGAGCGCAATGGGCTGCAGGGCCGGATCCATGATCTGCCGGACACGCAGCAGGTGCTGTTCCGCCTGAATCGCGACGTCGAGGTCACCAACCAGACCTACGCCAACCTGCTGGACCAGGCACAGCAATTGGAGATCGCCAAGGCGAGCGCGGTGGGCAACGCGCGCGTGATCGATCCGGCGGCCGTGAACCTCAACAGCCCGGCGTGGCCGAAGCCGCTGCCGGTGCTCGCCGCCGGCACGCTGCTCGGCCTGATGGTGATGGTGGTCGTGGTGCTGGTGCAGCAGATGTTCCGCCGCGGCGTGGAAGACCCGGTCGACATCGAACTGCTGGGCCTGCCGGTCTATGCGTCCATCCCGCTGAGCAAGAAGGGCCAGGCACTGACCTACCGCATGAGCCACCGTCGTCGTGACGGAAAATCGCGTTTGCTCGCGCTGAACGCGCCGTCGGACCTGGCGATGGAGGCGCTCCGCTCGCTGCGGACGAGCCTGCACTTCGCCCGGATGCGCATGCGCAACAACCTGCTGATGATCTCCGCGCCCAGCCCCGGTGTCGGCAAGACCTTCATCTGCGCCAACCTCGCGGTCACCATCGCGCAGACGGGGCAACGCGTGCTGCTGATCGATGCCGACATGCGCCGCGGCACGCTGCACGATGCGGTGGGCGTGCGCTGGCAGAACGGGTTGTCGGACGTCATCGAGGGCCGCATCCCGCTGGACGAAGCCGTCCGCCGGGTCGCGGGCGCCGAGAACCTCTCCTTCATCTCGCGCGGCGCGATCCCGTCCAACCCGTCGGAGCTGCTGATGCACGAGAACTTCAGCAACCTGCTGAAGCGCGTGTCGGGCGAATACGACATCGTGCTGATCGATACGCCGCCGGTGCTGGCCGTCACCGACGCGGCCGTCATCGGCCACCATGCCGGCACCTGCCTGATGGTGGTGCGCTGGGGCCTCAACCAGCAGCGCGAGATCGCCCTGGCCAAGCAGCGCCTGGAGCAGAACGGCGTGGAGGTGAAGGGCGCGATCTTCAATGGCGTGGAGAAGCGCGGCGCGGGCGAGTACGCCTACACCTACTACGAGTACCTGCCGGCACCGCGTGCCGGCGCCGGCCGCTGA
- a CDS encoding UDP-N-acetylglucosamine 2-epimerase, with protein MDRPSGRKQHVGRVPVIGGICFFVGTLVGLGYLGYVDRFVMSLMMGSALIVAVGVADDISHLSVRTRLLVEAAIVSLVILSTGYYLDQVGGLVPVFELRLGLLGIPVTIVAVIGLMNAFNMMDGIDGLAASTAMVSIAAILLFAHDGAPDVGATLMLQILFASLIPYVFVNLGWPDGRKIFMGDAGSTVIGFLVGWSLIYLSHPRVGRLVPVEVLWCVALPLMDTAAVMYRRLRRGRSPFAADRQHLHHLLIDGGLSANASLWIIVSIGAALALLGYALRNVPQPLSFLVFVANTATYVVAFPRLLEAIERWTSGPAPGPGSRRTRREFPDDGELNHAPVSVRPLGPLPFEAVGIPSATASGAIRDVDAPLHALCLVNASCEGAGVAPIARRLADDARFQATVCVAEGSGGDAGHLLQMFGLEAQASVSTEGGGAAYGDAQAEMQQLIGDTNPDVIVVPGDAPVTFAMSLAAHARDVPLVCVDADAPASGTQHWPSEASRRIVQSLAALHVAPSELTSRRLSGEGVPRESILVQADVADDALRTALRQMRRDADLARSLAEGFGFLRGNAPLLLAVSARSDAPDQEGAFSDALAMVARRRPDVDIVWVGGVGVAPGEGGDPLHTFANVHPLDVDDFLAWAYLLERAYLVLVGAGAPPPRRLLGKPVLVAQEEAGAGDGAVAIGVTPVAIAGRVLTLLGDDAVYVSLCDAPDLDIPREDGCAPVLEALAGLRAPHAPRSAAHDLREPLDARAAS; from the coding sequence GTGGACCGTCCCAGCGGGCGCAAGCAGCACGTCGGCCGCGTCCCGGTGATCGGCGGCATCTGCTTCTTCGTCGGCACCCTGGTGGGACTGGGCTACCTGGGCTACGTCGACCGTTTCGTGATGAGCCTGATGATGGGCAGCGCGCTGATCGTGGCGGTCGGCGTGGCGGACGACATCAGCCACCTGAGCGTGCGCACGCGCCTGCTGGTGGAAGCGGCGATCGTCAGCCTGGTCATCCTCAGCACCGGCTACTACCTCGACCAGGTCGGCGGGCTCGTCCCGGTGTTCGAGCTGCGGCTGGGACTGCTCGGCATCCCGGTCACGATCGTCGCGGTGATCGGGCTGATGAATGCGTTCAACATGATGGACGGCATCGACGGCCTCGCCGCCTCCACCGCGATGGTGTCGATCGCCGCTATCCTCCTGTTCGCGCACGACGGCGCGCCCGATGTCGGCGCGACGCTGATGCTGCAGATCCTGTTCGCATCGCTGATTCCCTACGTCTTCGTCAATCTGGGATGGCCGGACGGCCGCAAGATCTTCATGGGCGATGCGGGAAGCACGGTCATCGGCTTCCTGGTCGGTTGGAGCCTGATCTATCTGAGCCATCCGCGTGTCGGCCGGCTGGTGCCCGTCGAGGTGCTGTGGTGCGTGGCGCTGCCGCTGATGGATACCGCGGCGGTGATGTACCGCCGCCTGCGTCGCGGGCGCTCGCCGTTCGCGGCCGACCGCCAGCACCTGCACCATCTGCTGATCGATGGCGGCCTGTCGGCGAACGCTTCGCTGTGGATCATCGTGTCGATAGGCGCGGCGCTGGCGTTGCTGGGCTATGCGCTCCGCAACGTGCCGCAGCCGCTGAGCTTCCTGGTGTTCGTCGCCAACACCGCGACGTACGTCGTCGCATTCCCGCGCCTGCTCGAGGCGATCGAGCGCTGGACGTCCGGACCCGCACCCGGACCGGGATCGCGTCGGACGCGACGCGAGTTCCCGGACGATGGCGAACTCAATCACGCACCGGTGTCCGTACGTCCGCTCGGTCCGCTTCCTTTCGAAGCGGTCGGCATCCCGTCCGCGACGGCGTCGGGCGCCATCCGCGACGTCGATGCGCCGCTGCATGCGCTGTGCCTGGTCAATGCATCCTGTGAGGGCGCCGGCGTGGCGCCGATCGCGCGGCGGCTGGCCGACGATGCGCGCTTCCAGGCGACCGTCTGCGTGGCCGAGGGCTCGGGTGGCGACGCCGGGCACCTGCTGCAGATGTTCGGGCTGGAGGCCCAGGCCAGCGTGTCCACCGAAGGCGGCGGCGCGGCCTATGGCGATGCGCAGGCCGAGATGCAGCAGCTGATCGGCGACACCAACCCCGACGTGATCGTGGTGCCCGGCGATGCGCCGGTGACGTTCGCGATGAGCCTGGCCGCGCACGCGCGCGACGTGCCCTTGGTCTGCGTCGATGCGGATGCACCGGCCTCCGGCACGCAGCACTGGCCCAGCGAAGCAAGCCGCCGCATCGTGCAGTCGCTCGCTGCGCTGCATGTCGCCCCCAGCGAGCTGACCAGCCGTCGCCTGAGCGGCGAAGGCGTGCCGAGGGAAAGCATCCTGGTGCAGGCCGACGTGGCGGATGACGCGTTGCGGACCGCGTTGCGTCAGATGCGCCGCGATGCCGATCTCGCACGTTCGCTGGCCGAAGGCTTCGGCTTCCTGCGCGGCAATGCGCCCCTGCTGCTGGCCGTCAGCGCGCGCAGCGACGCGCCGGACCAGGAGGGCGCGTTCTCGGACGCGCTCGCCATGGTGGCGCGCCGCCGGCCCGACGTGGACATCGTCTGGGTCGGCGGCGTGGGCGTGGCGCCGGGCGAGGGCGGCGATCCGCTGCACACGTTCGCGAACGTGCATCCGCTGGACGTCGACGACTTCCTGGCGTGGGCCTACCTGCTCGAGCGCGCCTACCTGGTGCTCGTGGGCGCGGGCGCACCGCCGCCGAGGCGCCTGCTGGGCAAGCCGGTGCTGGTAGCGCAGGAGGAAGCCGGCGCCGGAGACGGGGCCGTCGCCATCGGCGTCACGCCGGTCGCGATCGCGGGCCGCGTGCTGACGCTGCTGGGCGACGACGCCGTCTATGTCTCGCTGTGCGATGCACCGGACCTGGACATCCCCCGCGAGGACGGCTGCGCGCCGGTGCTGGAAGCGCTCGCAGGCCTGCGAGCGCCGCACGCGCCCCGCAGCGCCGCGCACGACCTGCGCGAACCCCTCGATGCCCGGGCTGCGTCATGA
- the aroQ gene encoding type II 3-dehydroquinate dehydratase, which produces MATVLVLHGPNLNLLGTREPEVYGQATLADVDLALTAQAQAAGHRLETFQSNAEHALVDRIQAARTDGTAFILINPAAFTHTSVAIRDALAAVAVPFIEIHLSNPHSREPFRHTSYFSDKAVGVVCGFGADSYRYALDAALLRLPA; this is translated from the coding sequence ATGGCGACAGTGCTGGTCCTGCATGGCCCCAACCTCAACCTGCTCGGCACGCGCGAGCCGGAGGTCTATGGCCAGGCCACGCTGGCGGATGTCGACCTTGCGCTGACCGCACAGGCCCAGGCCGCCGGGCATCGGCTGGAGACCTTCCAGTCCAATGCCGAACACGCGCTGGTGGACCGGATCCAGGCCGCACGCACCGACGGCACGGCCTTCATCCTGATCAACCCTGCCGCCTTCACCCATACCTCGGTCGCGATCCGCGACGCGCTGGCGGCGGTGGCCGTGCCCTTCATCGAGATCCACCTGTCCAACCCGCACAGCCGCGAACCCTTCCGCCACACCAGCTATTTCAGCGACAAGGCGGTGGGCGTGGTCTGCGGCTTCGGCGCCGACAGCTACCGTTACGCGCTGGACGCCGCCCTGTTGCGGCTGCCGGCCTGA
- the accB gene encoding acetyl-CoA carboxylase biotin carboxyl carrier protein, translating into MDLRKIKKLIDLLEESNLAEIEIKEGEESVRLARAPKGGYVMQAAAPMMAPPAEARPAAPMPMSSPTEASTGGTAKPGSALPDGHVVRAPMVGTFYASPSPDKPAFVSVGQSVKAGETLAIIEAMKMFNPIEADVSGTVLSILAESGQPIEFDQPLFVIG; encoded by the coding sequence ATGGATCTCCGTAAAATCAAGAAACTGATCGACCTGCTGGAAGAGTCGAACCTCGCTGAAATCGAGATCAAGGAAGGCGAAGAATCCGTCCGCCTGGCGCGCGCGCCCAAGGGCGGCTATGTCATGCAGGCCGCGGCGCCGATGATGGCCCCCCCGGCGGAAGCGCGCCCCGCCGCGCCGATGCCGATGAGCTCGCCGACCGAAGCCTCCACCGGCGGCACCGCCAAGCCGGGCAGCGCCCTGCCCGACGGCCATGTCGTGCGTGCGCCGATGGTCGGCACCTTCTACGCCTCGCCGTCGCCCGACAAGCCGGCGTTCGTCAGCGTTGGCCAGTCGGTCAAGGCCGGCGAGACGCTGGCGATCATCGAAGCGATGAAGATGTTCAACCCCATCGAAGCCGATGTCTCCGGCACCGTGCTGTCGATCTTGGCCGAGAGCGGCCAGCCGATCGAATTCGACCAGCCGCTGTTCGTGATCGGCTGA
- the accC gene encoding acetyl-CoA carboxylase biotin carboxylase subunit, which translates to MLDKVVIANRGEIALRILRACHTLGIRTVAVHSTVDRNLKHVAMADESVCIGPAASKDSYLNIPAIIAAAEVTDAQAIHPGYGFLSENADFAERVEQSGFIFIGPKADTIRMMGDKVEAIRAMLAAGVPCVPGSGGPLGDDIVANTKIAREIGYPVIIKAAGGGGGRGMRVVHVEGALKAAIETTKSEAKAAFGNGEVYMEKFLENPRHVEIQVLADGQGNAIHLGERDCSMQRRHQKVVEEAPAPGITEELRNEIGKVCVEACIRIGYRGAGTFEFLFEDGRFYFIEMNTRIQVEHPVTERITGIDLVCEQLRIAAGQKLTIKQSDIVLRGHAIECRINAEDPDTFMPHPGLIQHFHPPGGPGVRVDTHIYEGYRVPPNYDSMIAKLIVHGPDRDTAIARMRVALSEMVIDGIKTNIPLQQRIMRDQGFQAGGQNIHYLEKRLAERKNKAISLV; encoded by the coding sequence ATGCTGGACAAAGTCGTCATCGCCAACCGGGGTGAGATCGCGCTGCGCATCCTGCGCGCCTGCCACACCCTCGGCATCCGCACGGTCGCGGTGCATTCCACCGTCGACCGCAACCTCAAGCACGTGGCCATGGCCGACGAATCGGTCTGCATCGGCCCGGCCGCCTCGAAGGACAGCTACCTCAACATCCCGGCGATCATCGCCGCGGCCGAGGTGACCGACGCGCAGGCCATCCATCCCGGCTACGGCTTCCTGTCGGAGAACGCCGACTTCGCCGAGCGCGTGGAGCAGTCCGGCTTCATCTTCATCGGCCCGAAGGCGGACACCATCCGCATGATGGGCGACAAGGTCGAAGCGATCCGCGCGATGCTGGCGGCCGGCGTGCCGTGCGTGCCGGGCAGCGGCGGTCCGCTCGGCGACGACATCGTCGCCAACACCAAGATCGCGCGCGAAATCGGCTACCCGGTGATCATCAAGGCCGCGGGCGGCGGCGGCGGCCGCGGCATGCGCGTGGTGCATGTCGAAGGCGCGCTGAAGGCGGCCATCGAGACCACCAAGTCGGAAGCCAAGGCGGCCTTCGGCAACGGCGAGGTCTACATGGAGAAGTTCCTGGAGAATCCGCGCCACGTGGAGATCCAGGTGCTCGCCGACGGCCAGGGCAACGCCATCCACCTGGGCGAACGCGACTGCTCGATGCAGCGTCGCCACCAGAAGGTGGTCGAGGAAGCGCCGGCGCCCGGCATCACCGAAGAACTGCGCAACGAGATCGGCAAGGTCTGCGTGGAGGCGTGCATCCGCATCGGCTACCGCGGCGCGGGCACGTTCGAATTCCTGTTCGAGGACGGGCGCTTCTACTTCATCGAGATGAACACCCGCATCCAGGTGGAGCATCCGGTGACCGAGCGCATCACCGGCATCGACCTGGTCTGCGAGCAGCTGCGCATCGCCGCCGGCCAGAAGCTGACCATCAAGCAGTCCGACATCGTGCTGCGCGGCCATGCTATCGAGTGCCGCATCAACGCGGAAGATCCGGACACGTTCATGCCGCACCCCGGCCTGATCCAACACTTCCATCCGCCCGGCGGCCCCGGCGTGCGCGTGGACACTCACATCTACGAAGGCTACCGCGTGCCGCCGAACTACGATTCGATGATCGCCAAGCTGATCGTGCACGGCCCGGATCGCGACACCGCGATCGCCCGCATGCGGGTGGCGCTGAGCGAGATGGTCATCGACGGCATCAAGACGAACATCCCGTTGCAGCAGCGCATCATGCGCGACCAGGGTTTCCAAGCCGGCGGCCAGAACATCCACTACCTGGAAAAGCGCCTCGCCGAACGCAAGAACAAGGCGATCTCGCTGGTCTGA
- the prmA gene encoding 50S ribosomal protein L11 methyltransferase, which yields MPYLELSLRCTEAEQPRYENALEDVGALSVTLLDADADTGNEHAILEPGVGETPLWKSLVLTALFDADADALTLLAALEAFDPGLDWTQVGFRTVADEDWERAWLDQFKPMRFGTRTFIVPWNHEVPEDAQVPAAAVVRLDPGLAFGSGTHPTTALCLRWLDGLAGEGELQGRQVLDFGCGSGILALAALKLGAAAAIGVDNDPQALLASADNAQRNGIEERLRVYLPEDEPVTTYPVVVANILASALDALADTLAARVATGGRIALSGILKGQEDDLLVRYAAWFDALQATQDGDWMRIDGVRR from the coding sequence ATGCCTTACCTGGAACTCTCCCTGCGCTGCACCGAAGCCGAGCAGCCGCGCTACGAGAACGCCCTGGAGGACGTCGGCGCGCTGTCGGTCACGCTGCTGGACGCCGATGCCGACACCGGCAACGAGCACGCCATCCTGGAGCCGGGCGTGGGCGAGACCCCGCTGTGGAAGTCGCTGGTGCTGACCGCGCTGTTCGATGCGGATGCCGACGCGCTGACCCTGCTGGCCGCGCTGGAAGCCTTCGACCCCGGCCTCGACTGGACGCAGGTCGGCTTCCGCACCGTGGCCGACGAGGACTGGGAGCGCGCGTGGCTGGACCAGTTCAAGCCGATGCGCTTCGGCACGCGCACGTTCATCGTGCCGTGGAACCATGAGGTGCCCGAAGACGCCCAGGTGCCCGCGGCCGCCGTCGTGCGGCTCGATCCCGGCCTCGCCTTCGGCTCCGGCACCCACCCCACCACCGCCCTGTGCCTGCGCTGGCTGGACGGACTGGCGGGCGAGGGCGAACTGCAGGGTCGTCAGGTCCTCGACTTCGGCTGCGGCTCGGGCATCCTCGCGCTCGCTGCGCTCAAGCTGGGCGCGGCCGCCGCGATCGGCGTGGACAACGACCCGCAGGCACTGCTGGCCAGCGCGGACAACGCGCAGCGCAACGGCATCGAAGAACGTCTCCGGGTGTACCTGCCCGAAGACGAGCCCGTGACCACTTATCCGGTGGTGGTGGCCAACATCCTGGCCTCCGCGCTGGATGCGCTGGCGGATACGCTCGCCGCGCGCGTGGCGACCGGAGGCCGCATCGCGCTGTCGGGCATCCTCAAGGGACAGGAGGACGACCTGCTGGTCCGCTATGCCGCATGGTTCGATGCGTTGCAGGCCACCCAGGACGGCGACTGGATGCGCATCGACGGCGTTCGCCGCTGA
- a CDS encoding DUF3426 domain-containing protein yields the protein MFAACPHCQFLVARDPRTHALPAACTRCGKPLDLEEIASTAASPSLATFLHPVLSPTEDTATEATQAEATPAEASEDPADDTAVHAIEHDGTAPEPATDALEATVSIEPDLVIATADATAAVDTANASSSEDADTSRAAETEAVPHDTVPGAVPQTAAAIVAKPKTRHPAGPRFLHRTRTTPVRALRGHWVAVVALSLLLCVQVMLADRARLATQSGWRPIVVALCGVLRCDVPTWREPAAFTMLSRDVRPIFERPGTLQAQATFRNEARWAQAWPVILLTLKDADGRTLGARALAPADYLPQGEASPSIGPGQSAQMAVRVKEPSANVVAFSFDFR from the coding sequence ATGTTCGCCGCCTGCCCTCACTGCCAGTTCCTGGTCGCCCGCGATCCGCGGACGCACGCGCTGCCGGCCGCCTGCACGCGCTGCGGCAAACCCCTGGACCTCGAGGAGATCGCCAGCACGGCGGCATCGCCGAGCCTGGCGACCTTCCTGCACCCTGTGCTCTCGCCGACCGAGGACACCGCCACCGAGGCGACGCAGGCTGAGGCAACGCCGGCGGAAGCGAGCGAGGACCCCGCTGACGACACCGCCGTGCACGCCATCGAACACGACGGTACGGCGCCGGAGCCCGCGACCGACGCGCTCGAGGCGACGGTATCCATCGAACCGGACCTCGTCATCGCGACGGCCGACGCGACGGCAGCGGTGGACACCGCGAACGCATCCTCATCTGAAGATGCGGACACCTCGCGTGCCGCGGAGACGGAGGCGGTGCCGCACGATACGGTGCCCGGCGCCGTCCCGCAGACGGCAGCGGCGATCGTCGCGAAACCGAAGACGCGTCATCCGGCAGGCCCGCGTTTCCTGCATCGCACGCGCACCACGCCGGTGCGCGCTCTGCGCGGACACTGGGTGGCGGTGGTTGCACTGTCGTTGCTGCTGTGCGTGCAGGTGATGCTCGCCGATCGCGCGCGGCTCGCCACGCAGTCGGGCTGGCGACCGATCGTGGTCGCGCTGTGCGGCGTGTTGCGCTGCGACGTGCCGACCTGGCGCGAACCGGCGGCATTCACCATGCTGAGCCGCGACGTGCGTCCTATCTTCGAGCGCCCCGGCACGTTGCAGGCACAGGCCACGTTCCGCAACGAGGCGCGCTGGGCACAGGCATGGCCGGTGATCCTCCTGACCTTGAAGGATGCCGATGGGCGGACGCTGGGCGCGCGCGCGCTCGCACCCGCGGACTATCTGCCCCAAGGCGAGGCATCGCCTTCGATCGGCCCGGGCCAGAGCGCCCAGATGGCGGTGCGCGTGAAGGAGCCGAGCGCGAACGTCGTCGCGTTTTCCTTCGACTTCCGTTAA
- the fis gene encoding DNA-binding transcriptional regulator Fis, translated as MNAASTRQDHPRGTQRPPLREHVAQSVRRYLRDLDGSEADDVYEIVLREMEIPLFVEVLNHCDGNQSRAAAMLGIHRATLRKKLKDYGLA; from the coding sequence TTGAACGCTGCCTCCACCCGTCAGGACCATCCGCGCGGCACGCAACGCCCGCCGCTGCGCGAGCACGTGGCGCAGTCCGTGCGCCGCTATCTGCGCGACCTGGACGGCAGCGAGGCCGATGATGTCTACGAGATCGTGCTGCGCGAGATGGAGATCCCGTTGTTCGTCGAAGTGTTGAACCATTGCGACGGCAACCAGAGCCGCGCCGCGGCCATGCTGGGCATCCATCGCGCCACGCTGCGCAAGAAACTCAAGGACTACGGGCTGGCCTGA